From Bacillus sp. SM2101, one genomic window encodes:
- a CDS encoding tyrosine-type recombinase/integrase produces the protein MARRKNVINTEIFADSTPKIEVEPEDFDTSLHMYLRDCKIRNLSEYTIQYYHYELIAFRGMLEKQGLSTRPNKVTLKILRENVILYMMEVMGRKETSINTRLRAIRAFFNYLEREGMIAELDNPVSKLKLVKAKKEIVQTFNREQIHDLLRQPNQNTFTGFRDYTILLLLLETGVRARELSDIRVSDIIWEDSQIRINGKGYKERLVPIQTTMKRQLKKYLAIRGDMNTGFLFVTIDDEILSSRQLQCRIAKYGRMANIKGVRCSPHTFRHTFAKMAVQNGADVFSLQKILGHTSLEMVRNYVNLFSSDVFDAHKRFSPLEKLL, from the coding sequence ATGGCACGTAGAAAGAACGTTATTAATACAGAGATATTTGCAGATAGTACGCCAAAAATCGAAGTGGAACCCGAGGATTTTGACACGTCCCTACATATGTATTTACGCGATTGTAAAATTCGTAATCTTAGCGAATATACAATACAGTATTATCACTATGAATTAATCGCCTTTCGCGGAATGCTCGAAAAACAAGGTTTATCAACACGCCCAAATAAAGTCACGCTAAAAATTCTCAGAGAAAACGTTATATTATATATGATGGAAGTGATGGGGCGAAAAGAAACGTCAATTAATACACGCTTGCGTGCGATAAGAGCGTTTTTTAACTATCTTGAGCGTGAAGGTATGATCGCAGAGTTGGACAACCCTGTAAGCAAGTTGAAACTCGTTAAAGCGAAAAAGGAGATCGTGCAAACGTTCAATCGAGAGCAAATACACGATTTATTACGCCAGCCTAACCAAAATACATTTACGGGGTTCCGAGATTACACGATATTACTATTATTACTCGAAACGGGCGTAAGAGCTCGGGAGTTGTCAGATATTCGCGTATCAGATATTATTTGGGAAGATTCTCAAATTCGAATTAATGGTAAAGGTTATAAGGAGCGTTTAGTACCGATTCAAACAACGATGAAACGTCAGCTTAAGAAGTATTTAGCAATACGTGGAGATATGAACACCGGTTTTTTGTTCGTTACAATCGATGATGAAATACTATCTTCGCGTCAATTGCAGTGTAGAATTGCGAAATACGGTCGTATGGCAAACATTAAAGGCGTAAGATGTTCTCCTCATACATTTCGCCATACATTCGCTAAAATGGCCGTACAGAATGGCGCTGATGTGTTTTCTTTGCAAAAAATACTCGGACATACATCGCTTGAAATGGTGCGTAACTATGTAAATCTATTCAGTAGTGATGTGTTCGACGCTCACAAAAGATTTTCGCCGTTAGAGAAATTGTTATAA
- a CDS encoding N-acetylmuramoyl-L-alanine amidase, with amino-acid sequence MKPLLIIDAGHGGKDPGGGSNQHWLEKDLVLKISLYQYERFKALGVPVALTRDSDVYLSPSERTSIVKSSGAKYCISNHINAGGGDGVETIHSIYAEADLAKLLAQEIVNEGQNMRRVFTRTLPYNSKRDYYYLHRDTGAVDTTIVEYGFADSKQDDVAQLLNDWQDYAEAVVRAFCRHIGHTYKPVETEPAQITYEQELAEAVAWAKAMGISNGERLDEACTRAQVVTMLYRALSNNK; translated from the coding sequence ATGAAACCACTATTAATTATTGACGCAGGGCATGGCGGCAAAGACCCCGGCGGCGGGTCGAATCAACACTGGCTCGAAAAAGACCTCGTATTAAAAATATCGCTTTATCAATATGAACGATTTAAGGCGCTAGGCGTGCCGGTTGCTTTGACGCGAGATAGTGACGTGTATTTGTCGCCAAGCGAGCGAACATCGATCGTTAAATCTAGCGGGGCTAAATATTGTATATCGAATCATATAAACGCAGGCGGTGGCGATGGTGTTGAGACAATTCATTCGATTTACGCCGAAGCCGACTTGGCGAAGTTATTGGCGCAGGAAATCGTAAACGAAGGGCAGAACATGCGTCGAGTATTCACGCGAACATTACCGTACAACAGTAAACGGGACTACTATTATTTGCACCGTGACACTGGCGCAGTTGATACGACGATTGTAGAGTACGGATTCGCCGATTCCAAACAGGATGATGTTGCGCAATTACTTAACGATTGGCAAGATTACGCAGAGGCGGTTGTGCGGGCATTTTGTCGGCATATTGGACATACGTATAAGCCAGTTGAAACGGAACCAGCGCAAATAACCTACGAACAAGAATTAGCGGAAGCTGTTGCGTGGGCGAAAGCGATGGGGATTTCGAATGGTGAACGGTTAGACGAGGCGTGTACAAGGGCGCAAGTGGTGACGATGTTGTATCGGGCGTTGTCGAATAATAAATAG
- a CDS encoding beta-propeller fold lactonase family protein, producing MVLAYVVNRIDTVSVIDTKTHSVSSTISVGDQLNNIAITPNGKLAYVLKGDIDFMGTVSVIDIKTHSVIATIPINNNGNAQNSIVFTPDGKLAYVTNLGSGNVSVIDTKTHSVIATVAVEIGARSIVISPDGKLAYVAFSGGEGGVSVIDTKTHNVIATVPVGDFPTLLAIVPGEKLVYVSNSSSGNMSVIDTNTHSVVATVTVGVGPGEIVFTPNGKTAYLINGNQNGVGFVSVIDVKTHSVIATIPVGNVNDRPNDIAITPEGKLVYVTTIFGDTVTVIDTKTQSTIATVQVGDTPRGVTFTPDGKLAYVVNNGDATVSVIDVKTHSVIGTVTVGTNPVAIAFTEN from the coding sequence ATGGTACTGGCTTACGTAGTAAATAGAATTGACACAGTGTCGGTGATCGACACGAAAACACACTCGGTCAGTTCTACAATATCTGTTGGAGATCAACTAAATAATATAGCAATCACGCCCAACGGTAAATTAGCTTATGTTCTGAAAGGCGATATTGATTTTATGGGCACTGTATCTGTAATAGATATCAAAACACATTCAGTTATTGCTACAATACCGATAAATAACAATGGTAACGCCCAAAATTCAATCGTTTTTACTCCCGATGGAAAATTAGCATATGTCACGAACCTTGGATCAGGTAACGTATCAGTTATCGACACTAAGACACACTCGGTCATTGCTACTGTTGCTGTTGAAATAGGGGCACGAAGTATTGTTATTTCACCTGACGGGAAACTAGCTTATGTTGCTTTCAGCGGGGGTGAGGGTGGTGTGTCAGTCATTGATACAAAGACTCACAATGTGATTGCTACTGTTCCTGTTGGAGATTTTCCTACGCTTCTAGCTATTGTACCTGGTGAGAAACTAGTCTATGTTTCAAATAGTTCTTCAGGAAATATGTCCGTCATAGATACGAATACTCACTCGGTAGTTGCTACTGTGACTGTTGGGGTGGGACCAGGCGAGATCGTATTTACACCAAATGGGAAAACGGCATATTTAATAAACGGAAACCAAAACGGTGTTGGTTTCGTATCGGTAATCGATGTTAAAACGCATTCTGTAATCGCTACAATTCCGGTTGGTAACGTGAACGACAGACCAAATGATATTGCTATCACACCAGAAGGGAAATTAGTGTATGTAACTACTATATTCGGAGACACAGTGACAGTTATTGATACGAAAACGCAATCAACTATTGCGACAGTTCAAGTAGGAGATACCCCAAGAGGTGTCACGTTCACACCCGACGGAAAACTCGCCTACGTAGTAAATAATGGCGATGCAACCGTATCCGTAATTGACGTAAAAACCCATTCCGTTATCGGAACCGTTACCGTCGGTACTAATCCGGTCGCTATCGCATTTACAGAGAACTAA
- a CDS encoding YolD-like family protein: protein MAIKDRGIIKWAPAFQTPEQGKFKREAERAYYHVERPTVDEYMLTEWEERICLAMEYHYTVKFKTWHDGVISTVIGEVHFIDDKARQYVVETSTGFKRVKFSEVVGVEVDVYDE, encoded by the coding sequence ATGGCGATAAAAGACCGAGGAATCATTAAATGGGCGCCAGCATTTCAGACGCCCGAACAAGGAAAATTTAAGCGCGAGGCTGAACGGGCGTATTACCACGTTGAAAGACCGACAGTTGACGAATATATGTTAACCGAATGGGAAGAACGAATTTGCTTAGCGATGGAGTATCATTATACCGTTAAGTTCAAGACGTGGCATGACGGTGTTATTTCGACAGTAATTGGAGAAGTACATTTTATTGATGATAAGGCGAGGCAGTACGTTGTTGAAACGAGTACGGGATTTAAGCGAGTTAAATTTAGCGAAGTGGTGGGCGTTGAAGTGGACGTATATGACGAATGA
- the queG gene encoding tRNA epoxyqueuosine(34) reductase QueG — MNIQALKDEIINYAHSIGIDKIGFASSNVFSQLKERLQEQQMLGYQSGFEESDIEKRTNPRILLSEANSIISIALAYPSKMTNAPRSTKDERRGIFCRASWGKDYHHILRERLLKLENFIKERVPNVECKSMVDTGELSDRAVAERAGIGWSGKNCAVITPEFGSFVYLGELITNIPFVPDQPIEERCGSCNKCVEACPTGALVQGGQLDSSKCIAFLTQTKGFLDDEYRMKIGNRLYGCDTCQMVCPENKGKDSHFHLEMEPDPEIAKPLLKPLLQISNREFREKFGHVSGSWRGKKPIQRNAIIALAHFKDESAIPDLLKLVTDDPRPVIRGTAVWALGKIAKHDILSQLNKTKEQENDPDVLNEYEKLFCSLS, encoded by the coding sequence ATGAATATCCAAGCTTTAAAGGATGAAATAATAAATTATGCACATTCCATAGGAATAGACAAAATTGGTTTTGCAAGCTCCAACGTGTTTTCCCAATTAAAAGAACGATTACAAGAACAACAAATGCTTGGATACCAATCGGGATTTGAAGAGAGTGACATTGAAAAAAGGACGAATCCAAGAATATTATTATCAGAAGCAAATTCAATAATATCCATTGCGCTAGCGTACCCTTCAAAAATGACAAATGCACCTCGAAGTACGAAAGATGAACGTAGAGGAATTTTTTGTAGAGCTTCATGGGGCAAAGATTACCACCATATTTTAAGGGAGCGTTTGTTAAAGCTAGAAAACTTTATTAAAGAAAGGGTACCTAATGTAGAGTGTAAGTCTATGGTAGATACAGGAGAATTATCTGACCGTGCAGTAGCTGAGCGAGCTGGAATTGGCTGGAGTGGGAAGAACTGTGCAGTTATTACACCAGAGTTTGGTTCATTTGTTTATCTAGGTGAATTAATAACAAATATTCCATTTGTACCTGATCAACCAATAGAAGAACGTTGTGGATCTTGTAATAAGTGCGTAGAAGCATGCCCGACCGGAGCATTAGTTCAAGGTGGGCAGTTGGATTCATCAAAATGTATTGCCTTCTTAACCCAAACTAAAGGATTTTTAGATGATGAGTATCGCATGAAAATTGGTAATCGTCTATATGGATGTGATACATGTCAAATGGTTTGTCCAGAAAATAAAGGAAAGGACTCTCACTTTCATTTAGAAATGGAACCAGACCCAGAAATAGCAAAGCCACTATTAAAGCCCTTATTACAAATAAGTAACAGAGAGTTTAGAGAAAAATTCGGCCATGTATCTGGATCTTGGAGAGGGAAAAAACCAATTCAGAGAAATGCTATCATTGCGCTAGCACATTTTAAGGATGAATCTGCAATTCCGGATTTATTAAAGCTAGTTACTGATGATCCACGTCCTGTAATACGTGGGACTGCAGTATGGGCATTAGGAAAAATTGCAAAACATGATATTTTGTCACAACTTAATAAAACTAAAGAACAAGAGAATGATCCAGATGTTTTAAATGAATACGAAAAATTATTCTGTTCTCTTTCATAA
- a CDS encoding phBC6A51 family helix-turn-helix protein, which yields MAKRLHERQLAAIALLAIPQRGGLTYEQIAEKVGVTDRTIREWRNNDAFNEELKKQVMRNSVEHLPDIMWSVPKHIIDDGNAAMFRTFMQSLGLLTEKVEVESKDVNKGVSVSDMKAKIERFKQSEDDA from the coding sequence ATGGCGAAAAGATTACACGAAAGACAACTCGCTGCTATTGCGTTATTAGCAATTCCACAACGAGGCGGACTAACTTACGAACAAATTGCAGAAAAAGTAGGCGTAACTGATCGGACGATAAGAGAATGGCGTAACAATGACGCTTTTAACGAGGAATTAAAGAAGCAAGTTATGCGCAACAGCGTTGAACACTTACCGGATATAATGTGGTCGGTACCAAAGCATATTATTGATGACGGTAATGCTGCGATGTTTAGGACGTTCATGCAAAGTCTTGGCTTATTAACGGAAAAAGTAGAGGTCGAATCTAAGGACGTTAATAAGGGAGTTAGTGTGTCGGATATGAAAGCGAAGATCGAACGGTTTAAGCAATCGGAAGATGATGCATAA
- a CDS encoding PrkA family serine protein kinase yields the protein MDILKKIETYREEEQRLKWEGTFADYLDILKEKPYVAQSAHSRVYNMIKDAGIEDVNGSKHYRFFSHKLFGLEEALERLVEEYFHPSAKRLDVRKRILLLMGPVSGGKSTLVTILKRGLEAYSHTDRGAIYAIKGCPMHEDPLHLIPQHLREDFFDEYGIRVEGNLSPLNMMRLEEEYGGQIENVLVERIFFSEDKRTGIGTFSPSDPKSQDIADLTGSIDFSTIAEFGSESDPRAYRFDGELNKANRGMMEFQEMLKCDEKFLWHLLSLTQEGNFKAGRFALISADELIVAHTNETEYRSFISNKKNEALHSRIIVMPVPYNLKVSEEEHIYTKMIRESDVANVHIAPHTLRVAAMFTILTRLKDPKKNDIDLVKKMRLYDGESVEGFNPIDVEELKKEYPDEGMSGIDPRYVINRISSTIIRKEVPAINALDVLRSLKEGLDQHPSISSEEREKFLNYISIARKEYDEIAKKEVQKAFVYSYEESAKTLMDNYLDNVEAYCNKNKLRDPLTGEEMNPDEKLMRSIEEQIGISENAKKAFREEILIRISAYARKGKRFEYKSHERLREAIQKKLFADLKDVVKITTSTKTPDELQLKKINEVVARLVDEHGYNSTSANELLRYVGSLLNR from the coding sequence ATGGATATTTTAAAGAAAATTGAAACGTACAGAGAGGAAGAACAGCGGCTAAAATGGGAAGGTACCTTCGCGGATTATTTAGATATTTTAAAAGAAAAACCATATGTAGCACAATCTGCTCACTCTAGAGTGTACAATATGATTAAAGATGCAGGAATAGAAGATGTAAATGGAAGTAAACATTATAGATTTTTTAGTCATAAACTATTCGGTTTAGAAGAAGCATTGGAGAGACTAGTAGAAGAGTATTTTCATCCTTCAGCAAAACGTCTAGATGTCCGTAAACGTATATTATTATTAATGGGTCCTGTAAGTGGAGGCAAATCAACACTAGTAACCATTTTGAAAAGAGGGCTTGAAGCATATTCTCATACTGACCGAGGGGCAATATATGCAATTAAAGGGTGCCCGATGCATGAAGACCCGTTACACCTGATTCCGCAGCATCTTAGAGAAGATTTTTTTGATGAATATGGAATTAGAGTCGAAGGGAACTTATCCCCCCTTAATATGATGAGATTGGAAGAAGAATACGGTGGGCAAATTGAAAATGTATTAGTGGAACGAATATTCTTTTCTGAAGATAAGCGTACTGGTATTGGAACATTTAGTCCTTCTGATCCTAAATCACAAGATATAGCTGATTTAACTGGAAGTATTGATTTTTCAACAATAGCTGAATTTGGCTCAGAATCAGATCCTCGCGCATATAGGTTTGATGGAGAGTTAAATAAAGCAAACAGAGGAATGATGGAGTTTCAAGAGATGCTGAAGTGTGATGAGAAATTTTTATGGCATTTATTATCTCTTACACAAGAAGGAAACTTCAAGGCTGGTCGCTTTGCACTAATAAGTGCAGATGAATTAATTGTTGCACATACAAACGAAACTGAATATAGGTCATTTATTTCTAATAAGAAAAATGAAGCCTTACATTCTCGTATTATTGTTATGCCTGTACCATACAATTTAAAGGTTTCTGAGGAAGAACATATTTATACAAAAATGATTAGAGAAAGTGATGTTGCTAACGTTCATATTGCACCACATACTTTACGTGTAGCTGCCATGTTTACAATCTTAACAAGGCTTAAGGACCCGAAAAAAAATGATATTGATTTAGTTAAAAAAATGCGGTTGTATGATGGAGAATCAGTGGAAGGCTTTAACCCTATTGACGTGGAAGAATTGAAGAAAGAGTATCCAGATGAAGGAATGAGTGGGATTGATCCGAGGTATGTAATCAATCGAATATCATCAACAATTATTAGAAAAGAAGTGCCAGCTATTAATGCATTGGATGTTCTTAGGTCCTTAAAAGAAGGTTTAGATCAGCATCCATCGATATCAAGCGAAGAACGTGAGAAGTTTTTAAATTATATCTCTATTGCTCGGAAAGAATATGACGAAATAGCCAAAAAAGAAGTACAAAAAGCCTTTGTTTACTCATATGAGGAATCAGCTAAGACGCTGATGGATAATTATTTAGATAATGTTGAAGCATATTGTAATAAAAATAAACTTCGAGACCCATTAACGGGTGAAGAAATGAATCCAGATGAAAAGCTAATGCGTTCAATTGAAGAGCAAATTGGTATTTCAGAAAATGCAAAAAAAGCGTTTAGAGAAGAAATTCTCATTCGAATTTCTGCCTATGCTCGTAAGGGGAAAAGATTTGAGTATAAATCTCATGAACGTTTACGTGAAGCTATACAGAAGAAATTATTTGCAGACTTAAAAGATGTAGTTAAAATAACAACATCAACGAAAACACCAGATGAACTACAACTGAAGAAGATTAACGAAGTTGTTGCAAGGTTAGTTGATGAACATGGCTATAATTCTACATCAGCAAATGAATTACTGCGATATGTTGGCAGCTTGTTAAATAGATAA
- the trmL gene encoding tRNA (uridine(34)/cytosine(34)/5-carboxymethylaminomethyluridine(34)-2'-O)-methyltransferase TrmL, which produces MILGIHVVLYQPEIPANTGNIARTCAATDTTLHLIRPLGFSTDDKMLRRAGLDYWQFVNIHYYDSLQEIFDKHENGHFYFITKFGKKAHTDFDYSGQDTDHFFVFGRETNGLPDDLIKNNMDYCLRLPMNDNVRSLNLSNTAAILVYEALRQQKYPGLS; this is translated from the coding sequence ATAATTTTGGGAATACATGTTGTACTATATCAACCAGAAATACCAGCTAATACAGGAAATATTGCTCGCACATGTGCTGCAACTGATACGACATTACATTTAATCCGCCCATTAGGGTTTTCAACTGATGATAAGATGCTTCGTCGGGCAGGACTAGACTATTGGCAATTTGTAAATATTCATTATTACGACTCATTACAAGAAATTTTTGATAAGCATGAGAATGGACACTTTTATTTTATTACAAAATTCGGTAAAAAGGCACATACAGACTTTGACTATAGTGGTCAAGATACTGATCATTTTTTCGTATTTGGTCGTGAAACGAATGGTTTACCAGATGACTTAATTAAAAACAACATGGACTATTGTTTACGTTTACCGATGAATGATAATGTGCGTTCTTTAAACTTATCAAATACAGCAGCAATTCTTGTGTATGAAGCATTACGTCAGCAAAAATATCCAGGATTGTCGTAA
- a CDS encoding amidase domain-containing protein — protein MKDRIDCYVNKSSTKFNVLSEKEQQALMRKQALCNKRSVEVLKCNVKGKVLGKKQIAGSTSINYVLHYRSLMKQGDFFYIEEICEHRIASFLLNDLINDCEDNNFVSMQEHVPLDRNQSEAPRKSFQYDRLEAVRYAETWWNSYNVKYKKFEVDCTNFVSQCLHAGGAPLVGYPNRSNGWWMAGNSWSYSWSVAHSLRWYLSGSNADLRAVEVESAKALSQGDIICYDFEGDGKFDHTTIVVAKDKESYPLVNAHTENSRMRYWSYEDSTAYTPNIKYKFFHIVDDS, from the coding sequence GTGAAAGATAGGATTGATTGCTATGTAAATAAAAGTAGCACGAAATTCAATGTTCTTAGTGAAAAAGAACAACAAGCTCTCATGAGAAAACAAGCTCTTTGTAATAAGCGATCAGTAGAAGTGTTAAAATGTAATGTCAAAGGAAAAGTACTTGGGAAGAAACAAATTGCTGGCAGTACGAGTATTAATTATGTCTTACATTATAGAAGTTTAATGAAACAGGGAGATTTTTTTTACATTGAAGAGATTTGTGAACATAGAATTGCTTCCTTTCTGTTAAATGATCTTATTAATGATTGTGAAGACAATAATTTTGTAAGTATGCAAGAACATGTACCTTTGGATAGGAATCAATCTGAAGCACCGAGAAAATCATTTCAATATGATCGGCTAGAAGCTGTTCGATATGCTGAGACTTGGTGGAACAGTTATAATGTAAAGTATAAAAAATTTGAAGTAGATTGTACAAATTTTGTATCACAATGTTTGCATGCAGGTGGTGCTCCTTTGGTTGGATATCCTAATCGTTCAAATGGGTGGTGGATGGCGGGGAATAGTTGGAGCTATAGTTGGTCTGTAGCACATTCATTAAGGTGGTATTTATCCGGTTCAAATGCAGATTTACGTGCAGTTGAGGTTGAATCTGCAAAGGCTTTATCACAAGGAGATATTATATGCTACGATTTTGAGGGTGATGGAAAATTCGATCATACGACGATAGTAGTTGCAAAAGACAAAGAAAGTTATCCTTTGGTCAATGCACATACGGAGAATAGTAGAATGAGATACTGGTCATATGAGGATTCTACTGCTTATACCCCTAACATTAAATATAAATTTTTTCATATTGTTGACGACAGCTGA
- a CDS encoding cytochrome D1 domain-containing protein, with protein MVLAYVANFGVGDNTVSVIDAKTHSVTSTVDVGLQPNFVAFTPDGKHAYVTNVVSETISVIDVKRHNVIATVQVGSSPMNLAFTPDGKLAYVINRLGGGSVSVIDVKTHSVIATIQVNEPFFVAITPDGKLAYVRNGLDDIVFVIDVKTHSQIATVQVDDANIAIAQNFKFTPDGKLAYVINSTSDRPSTVSVIDVKTHSVIATIPVGIQAHRTAFTPDGKVAYVTNIMSSTVSVIDVKTHIVIATINVGGNPSDVAITSDGKLAYVSVTSNSTITIFVIDTKTHAIISNINTGVSGGNFIFLAFSPDEKLAYFTNNTTPGTVTAVDVKTHSIIASIPVGSRPINLAFTPN; from the coding sequence ATGGTACTGGCTTATGTTGCGAATTTCGGTGTCGGTGACAACACAGTTTCTGTCATCGATGCAAAAACACATAGCGTGACTTCTACTGTTGATGTTGGTCTCCAACCAAATTTTGTCGCTTTCACACCCGACGGAAAGCACGCTTATGTTACGAATGTAGTAAGTGAGACCATTTCTGTCATCGATGTTAAAAGGCATAATGTAATCGCTACTGTTCAGGTCGGATCCAGTCCAATGAATCTCGCTTTCACACCCGACGGAAAACTCGCTTATGTGATTAATCGATTGGGCGGTGGTAGTGTATCCGTGATTGACGTTAAAACGCACAGTGTAATCGCTACTATTCAGGTGAATGAGCCTTTTTTTGTTGCGATTACCCCTGATGGAAAACTCGCTTATGTGAGAAATGGCTTAGATGATATAGTTTTCGTCATCGATGTAAAAACGCATAGCCAGATTGCCACTGTTCAGGTAGACGACGCAAACATTGCAATTGCGCAAAATTTCAAATTTACCCCTGATGGAAAATTAGCTTATGTAATTAATTCTACTAGTGACCGCCCTTCTACAGTTTCTGTAATTGATGTAAAGACACACTCTGTTATCGCTACTATTCCCGTAGGAATTCAGGCTCATAGAACAGCCTTTACCCCTGATGGGAAAGTTGCTTATGTAACGAATATAATGAGTAGTACTGTTTCTGTCATAGATGTAAAAACGCATATTGTAATCGCTACTATAAACGTTGGAGGCAATCCCTCTGATGTAGCAATAACATCGGATGGGAAACTCGCTTATGTATCTGTTACCAGTAATAGCACTATTACAATCTTTGTTATAGATACCAAAACACACGCGATCATTTCAAATATTAACACAGGTGTGTCGGGCGGTAATTTTATATTTTTGGCATTCTCTCCCGATGAAAAACTCGCTTATTTCACAAACAATACTACTCCAGGCACAGTAACAGCCGTTGATGTTAAAACCCACTCTATCATCGCCTCCATCCCAGTTGGTTCTCGTCCGATTAATTTAGCCTTCACACCAAATTAG
- a CDS encoding H-type small acid-soluble spore protein, translating to MSQYKKVSTCCGSTIKEDKTCDCPCQLIIALFNLLYRVDAGVTRVLYNGRPVGLHGAVDYEDGGTATVKFTENGIEQTIIVDSANDNVLYSFENVTKIEVTCVGDTCVGSVGVNGMTEPCR from the coding sequence ATGAGTCAGTATAAGAAAGTAAGTACTTGTTGCGGAAGTACTATCAAAGAAGATAAAACGTGTGATTGTCCGTGTCAATTAATTATCGCCCTTTTCAACTTACTTTATCGTGTAGACGCAGGAGTTACGCGGGTGCTTTATAACGGTAGACCGGTCGGGTTACACGGGGCTGTAGATTACGAGGACGGAGGAACAGCAACTGTAAAATTCACTGAAAACGGAATTGAACAAACGATAATAGTTGATTCAGCTAATGATAACGTATTGTATTCATTTGAAAATGTAACGAAAATAGAAGTGACATGTGTGGGGGATACGTGTGTAGGCAGTGTTGGTGTAAACGGAATGACAGAACCATGTAGATAA